A stretch of the Halomonas sp. BDJS001 genome encodes the following:
- a CDS encoding acyl-CoA thioesterase: MERVKLDFPAEAVIHRHPMTVRVTDMNYGRHLGHDALVSLLHEARIQAFAALDLPEWDMHGYPSVVADLAVQYQSEARWPDALTIATAVPEPQGKSLTIYQRIYQLDSQQVVATARINQLLIDLASGRPVDVPEQVKQALSRARCG, encoded by the coding sequence ATGGAGCGTGTCAAGCTGGACTTTCCCGCTGAGGCGGTTATTCATCGTCACCCTATGACGGTGCGAGTAACCGATATGAACTACGGCCGCCACTTGGGGCATGATGCGTTGGTGTCGCTGCTCCACGAGGCGCGTATTCAAGCTTTCGCGGCACTGGATCTGCCTGAGTGGGATATGCACGGCTACCCTTCGGTAGTCGCTGATCTCGCCGTTCAGTATCAAAGCGAAGCGCGCTGGCCTGATGCGTTAACGATTGCTACCGCTGTACCTGAGCCGCAGGGTAAATCATTGACGATCTATCAGCGTATTTATCAGTTGGATTCTCAGCAGGTGGTCGCCACCGCGCGAATCAATCAGCTTCTGATTGATCTTGCTAGCGGGCGTCCTGTCGACGTGCCTGAGCAGGTGAAACAAGCGCTTTCCCGCGCGAGGTGTGGCTGA
- the purD gene encoding phosphoribosylamine--glycine ligase has product MKVLMIGGGGREHALAWKLAQSTQVEQVFVAPGNAGTATEAKLANVAIAATDLDGLVAFARDEQIGLTVVGPEAPLVEGIVDRFQAAGLTIFGPTQAAAQLEGSKSFTKDFLARHNIPSADYQTFTEVDPALDCLSKMGAPIVIKADGLAAGKGVIVALSEAEAEAAIRDMLEANAFGDAGARVVIEEFLEGEEASFIVMVDGENVVPMATSQDHKRAYDGDTGPNTGGMGAYSPAPVVTPEVDARIMEQVILPTVRGMAEEGNAYTGFLYAGLMIDAAGNPKVIEYNCRFGDPETQPIMLRLTSDFAELCLAGAEGKLAGLHCEWDDRAAVGVVLAAGGYPGSYRKGDVIHGLAAAEATGCKVFHAGTVQNAKGEVTTSGGRVLCVTALGDSVSAAQQQAYQGVSAIQWDGVEYRRDIAFRAIAREE; this is encoded by the coding sequence ATGAAGGTTTTGATGATAGGCGGCGGTGGTCGCGAGCACGCCCTGGCTTGGAAATTGGCGCAATCTACCCAGGTTGAGCAGGTCTTTGTTGCACCTGGCAACGCGGGCACCGCGACGGAAGCCAAGCTGGCCAATGTAGCGATTGCCGCAACGGATCTCGACGGTCTGGTCGCTTTTGCCCGTGATGAGCAGATTGGCTTGACCGTGGTGGGCCCGGAGGCCCCTTTGGTGGAAGGCATCGTGGATCGTTTTCAGGCGGCGGGTCTGACTATCTTTGGCCCTACTCAGGCGGCCGCTCAGTTGGAAGGTTCAAAATCTTTTACCAAGGACTTTTTGGCCCGCCACAATATTCCTTCAGCTGACTACCAAACGTTTACTGAAGTAGACCCTGCGCTTGATTGCTTAAGCAAAATGGGCGCGCCGATTGTGATTAAAGCGGATGGTCTGGCGGCGGGCAAAGGTGTCATCGTAGCGCTCAGTGAGGCCGAAGCTGAGGCAGCTATTCGCGATATGCTGGAAGCCAACGCCTTTGGCGATGCGGGCGCCCGTGTCGTCATTGAAGAGTTTTTGGAAGGCGAAGAGGCGAGCTTTATTGTCATGGTGGATGGAGAGAATGTCGTCCCCATGGCCACCAGCCAAGACCACAAGCGCGCCTACGATGGTGATACCGGCCCCAATACCGGCGGTATGGGTGCCTATTCGCCAGCGCCGGTGGTAACGCCCGAGGTTGACGCCCGCATCATGGAGCAGGTCATTCTGCCTACCGTGCGCGGTATGGCCGAAGAGGGCAATGCGTATACCGGGTTCTTATATGCAGGCCTGATGATCGATGCAGCGGGGAACCCCAAGGTGATTGAGTATAACTGCCGCTTTGGCGACCCTGAAACCCAGCCGATCATGCTCCGTTTAACCTCTGATTTTGCTGAGCTCTGTTTAGCGGGTGCTGAAGGTAAGTTGGCTGGATTACATTGCGAATGGGACGACCGTGCGGCTGTAGGGGTGGTACTGGCAGCCGGTGGGTATCCCGGTAGTTACCGCAAGGGTGATGTGATTCACGGTCTAGCCGCGGCGGAAGCAACGGGCTGCAAAGTGTTTCACGCGGGTACGGTGCAAAATGCCAAAGGTGAGGTCACCACATCAGGTGGTCGCGTGCTATGTGTGACAGCATTGGGTGATAGTGTCTCAGCAGCGCAACAGCAAGCGTACCAGGGCGTTAGTGCCATTCAGTGGGATGGCGTCGAGTATCGCCGTGATATCGCCTTCCGGGCGATTGCCCGCGAGGAGTAA
- a CDS encoding ATP-dependent zinc protease — protein MQLMGKIFVSSVVLGAFLSASTTMANDDQVFGWVEKATLQPWDIEVKAKLDSGALTSSLDARDIEMFEQDDEEWVRFRLKLEDQASGEVFSDQIERPLYRELSVRGAGGRDERPVVLLEVCMGDTIYEEQFSLRDREEMNYPLLLGRRTISHLGLLDVRETFLQEPECGENADVVPHDPADDQS, from the coding sequence ATGCAATTGATGGGTAAAATATTTGTTAGCAGTGTGGTACTAGGAGCCTTTCTGTCTGCCTCCACGACGATGGCGAATGATGACCAGGTATTCGGCTGGGTTGAAAAAGCTACCCTGCAGCCCTGGGATATTGAAGTAAAAGCCAAGCTGGATAGCGGAGCATTAACCTCCTCGTTAGACGCCCGCGATATAGAGATGTTCGAGCAGGATGACGAGGAGTGGGTTCGCTTTCGGTTGAAGCTTGAAGATCAGGCAAGTGGTGAAGTGTTTAGCGATCAGATCGAGCGCCCGCTCTATCGGGAACTATCCGTGCGTGGCGCAGGCGGCCGTGACGAACGCCCTGTGGTGCTGCTGGAAGTGTGTATGGGGGACACCATTTACGAAGAGCAGTTTAGCCTACGCGACCGTGAAGAGATGAACTATCCGCTGCTGCTTGGGCGCCGAACCATCAGCCACCTTGGCCTACTGGATGTGCGTGAAACCTTTTTGCAAGAGCCCGAGTGCGGGGAAAACGCTGATGTTGTACCCCACGACCCGGCAGATGATCAGTCCTGA
- a CDS encoding lytic murein transglycosylase, whose translation MPRHFFIGLRCSPLLCASLMAVLSTPFAASVALANPQLMSEVDTQTATEVSYANFQQWLRDFRQYAAEQGISEATLSNALDSVRYRERVVELDGYQPEFVRPIWEYLDTAVSSTRINNGLEKLAEHRETAQQMQQRYGVPAEIIVAIWGIESNYGSNFGDFSTLESLATLAYDGRRRDFARGELLAALRIIDQGDIAADEMKGSWAGAMGHTQFIPSSFEAYAVDGDGDGRRDIWGSIPDVMASTANYLDRAGWQANQPWGVEVRLPEGFDYAQTERRSSDEWRSQGVRAQQGELPNFDSAAIVIPAGADGPAFLVGANFRAILRYNNATSYALAVATLGDAIAGREGIQHSWPREQAPLTRDDVQELQRALNRAGYSVGGADGVMGPNTRQGLRNFQRDQGVIPDGFATQELLEQLRQRSQ comes from the coding sequence ATGCCTCGTCATTTCTTTATTGGGCTGCGTTGTAGCCCGTTGCTGTGTGCCTCATTAATGGCCGTGTTAAGCACGCCGTTTGCAGCAAGTGTAGCGCTTGCTAATCCTCAACTGATGTCTGAAGTCGATACTCAGACGGCCACGGAGGTGAGCTACGCTAATTTCCAGCAGTGGCTGCGCGATTTTCGCCAGTATGCTGCGGAACAGGGAATCAGTGAGGCGACCCTAAGTAACGCGCTGGATAGCGTTCGCTATCGTGAACGGGTGGTTGAACTTGACGGTTACCAGCCGGAATTTGTCCGCCCTATTTGGGAATATTTGGATACCGCCGTTTCATCCACGCGTATTAATAACGGGTTAGAAAAGCTGGCCGAACACCGCGAAACGGCACAGCAAATGCAGCAGCGCTATGGAGTGCCAGCCGAAATCATTGTCGCCATTTGGGGCATTGAGAGCAATTACGGCAGTAATTTTGGCGATTTTTCGACCCTGGAGTCACTCGCCACGCTAGCTTACGATGGTCGGCGCCGTGACTTTGCCCGCGGTGAATTGCTCGCAGCGTTGCGGATTATTGATCAAGGGGATATTGCCGCTGATGAAATGAAAGGCTCCTGGGCCGGGGCCATGGGCCATACTCAGTTTATTCCCAGCAGCTTCGAAGCCTACGCGGTAGATGGCGATGGCGATGGTCGACGCGATATTTGGGGCAGCATTCCCGATGTCATGGCCTCAACGGCCAACTATCTTGACCGAGCTGGATGGCAGGCTAACCAGCCCTGGGGGGTTGAGGTAAGACTGCCTGAAGGGTTTGATTACGCCCAGACCGAGCGGCGCAGCAGCGATGAGTGGCGCAGTCAAGGTGTGCGGGCGCAGCAGGGTGAATTGCCGAACTTTGATAGTGCAGCCATTGTGATACCCGCTGGCGCGGATGGCCCCGCCTTTTTGGTAGGTGCCAATTTCCGTGCGATCTTACGCTATAACAATGCCACCAGTTACGCACTGGCCGTCGCAACGTTAGGCGATGCGATCGCTGGACGCGAGGGCATTCAGCACAGCTGGCCGCGGGAGCAAGCGCCGCTGACCCGTGACGATGTTCAAGAACTTCAGCGCGCATTAAACCGTGCAGGCTACTCAGTGGGTGGCGCTGACGGCGTTATGGGGCCCAACACGCGGCAAGGGTTGCGGAACTTTCAGCGTGATCAAGGGGTAATACCGGATGGGTTTGCGACCCAGGAGCTGCTTGAACAGCTACGTCAGCGTTCGCAGTAA
- a CDS encoding DASH family cryptochrome has translation MNSTIDIVWLRDDLRIADNPLFHFTAPPCYLLCLYVLDEQWFSPLFDGESTPRIGPARLRFLWQSLMELRGELLQRGSDLLVRIGKPSDVVIELASTLNARQVRVAEHAGVEETAHIRAVKEGLPSQTAFDCLESGRLIDQSSLPFGLEALPASFSSFRRSVERECTVPASGCAPVTLPPWPEAPRGFPPLKAVCEQSATWHPDARQSYAYRGGESSAHERLKDYLWCQKGGETYKKTRNGLLGANFSTRVSPWLARGCLSARQVYDAVKAWEAENGSNESSYWITFELLWREYFIRAAQLEGETMFGSHQTDRPCAAFDAWRSGTTGLPFVDAAMLELSHTGWLSNRARQNVASFLVKDLKVDWRLGALWFEHCLIDYDVASNWGNWRYIAGVGRDPRQDRYFNVLKQAGHYDPQGLYVAHWLKPLEKLPHGLARQQPWRAAPSVFEPPCVVPEQWERWLIASGEAGGLEEQAIITFEPP, from the coding sequence ATGAACAGCACGATTGATATTGTCTGGTTGCGGGACGACTTGCGCATTGCTGATAACCCTCTTTTTCACTTCACCGCCCCCCCTTGTTACCTGCTGTGCCTCTACGTATTGGACGAGCAGTGGTTCTCTCCTTTATTTGACGGCGAATCGACACCGCGTATCGGGCCTGCTCGATTGCGTTTTTTGTGGCAAAGTTTAATGGAGTTGCGTGGGGAGCTTCTGCAGCGCGGCAGTGACCTGCTGGTTCGTATTGGCAAACCCAGTGACGTAGTGATTGAACTGGCTTCTACACTTAACGCACGGCAAGTCCGAGTTGCTGAGCATGCAGGGGTTGAGGAAACCGCTCATATTCGGGCGGTTAAGGAAGGCTTGCCTAGTCAAACAGCATTTGACTGTCTTGAGAGTGGACGCCTCATCGACCAGTCGTCATTGCCTTTCGGGCTTGAAGCGTTGCCGGCGAGCTTTTCTTCCTTTAGGCGCAGTGTGGAGAGAGAATGCACCGTACCTGCCAGTGGCTGCGCCCCTGTCACACTGCCCCCCTGGCCCGAGGCGCCAAGGGGATTTCCACCACTCAAAGCCGTCTGTGAGCAGAGCGCTACCTGGCATCCCGATGCTCGTCAAAGTTACGCCTATAGAGGGGGAGAGTCATCAGCGCATGAGCGCCTGAAAGATTACTTGTGGTGTCAAAAGGGCGGTGAAACGTATAAGAAAACCCGTAATGGGCTGCTGGGAGCAAATTTTTCAACCCGAGTTTCACCCTGGTTGGCGCGTGGCTGCCTGTCTGCCCGTCAAGTCTATGATGCGGTGAAGGCGTGGGAGGCTGAAAATGGGAGTAACGAATCGAGCTACTGGATTACTTTCGAACTACTCTGGCGGGAGTATTTTATCCGTGCCGCTCAGTTGGAAGGAGAGACGATGTTTGGCTCCCATCAAACTGATAGGCCTTGTGCCGCCTTCGATGCCTGGCGTAGCGGCACCACAGGGCTGCCCTTTGTAGATGCCGCCATGCTGGAACTTAGCCACACTGGCTGGCTATCCAATCGCGCCCGCCAAAATGTAGCCAGCTTTTTGGTTAAAGACTTAAAGGTCGATTGGCGTTTGGGAGCGTTATGGTTTGAGCACTGCCTGATTGATTATGACGTGGCCAGTAACTGGGGCAACTGGCGCTATATTGCCGGCGTTGGGCGCGATCCACGCCAGGATCGCTACTTTAACGTGTTGAAGCAGGCGGGGCATTATGATCCCCAGGGGCTTTATGTGGCTCATTGGCTGAAGCCGCTTGAAAAGCTGCCCCACGGTTTAGCGCGCCAACAGCCGTGGCGTGCAGCCCCCTCAGTGTTTGAGCCTCCTTGCGTTGTGCCCGAGCAGTGGGAGCGGTGGTTGATTGCTAGTGGTGAGGCAGGCGGTTTAGAAGAGCAAGCAATCATTACTTTTGAGCCGCCGTGA
- a CDS encoding DUF2256 domain-containing protein, with product MRRKGNLPEKNCVECQRPFTWRKKWARCWDQVRYCSERCRRSAKQPYPKVPASMYQASKHL from the coding sequence ATGCGACGCAAAGGAAACCTGCCGGAAAAAAACTGTGTTGAATGCCAGCGACCGTTTACATGGCGGAAGAAATGGGCGCGCTGTTGGGATCAAGTGCGCTACTGCAGCGAGCGGTGCCGCCGTAGTGCTAAGCAGCCATATCCTAAAGTACCAGCATCCATGTACCAGGCATCAAAGCACCTCTAG
- the mnhG gene encoding monovalent cation/H(+) antiporter subunit G: MIDFIKGVLIIGGALFILLASVGLLRLPDLLTRMHATTKAAALGVILIMLAAAMHFAEVGIVARSFAIIVFILMTAPVAAHVIGRAGYFVGSKLWSGTVKDELRPNYDPLTHELKSGLETQENAKRQPRETDPD; encoded by the coding sequence ATGATTGACTTTATAAAGGGCGTGCTAATCATCGGTGGGGCACTGTTTATACTGCTCGCTTCAGTTGGGCTGCTGCGGCTGCCCGATTTGTTAACCCGCATGCACGCCACCACCAAGGCCGCGGCGTTAGGCGTCATTTTAATTATGTTGGCGGCCGCTATGCACTTTGCTGAAGTGGGTATAGTGGCTCGCTCGTTCGCTATTATCGTGTTTATCCTGATGACCGCTCCGGTGGCGGCTCACGTGATTGGTCGCGCCGGCTACTTCGTTGGCTCCAAGCTGTGGAGCGGAACCGTAAAGGATGAGTTACGCCCCAACTACGATCCACTCACCCATGAGCTGAAAAGTGGCCTGGAAACCCAGGAAAATGCCAAGCGCCAACCCCGCGAGACTGACCCTGATTAG
- a CDS encoding monovalent cation/H+ antiporter complex subunit F, whose product MDTVILISQVIMSLALILTFVRVVRGPSLPDRVVALELFSTTVVGLVGVYAIKSDVASFLDAAIVIALMGFLAAIAFARFLERGGPRDD is encoded by the coding sequence ATGGACACCGTTATTCTTATCAGCCAGGTGATTATGAGCCTGGCGCTTATCCTCACCTTTGTTCGCGTAGTGCGCGGCCCGAGTCTGCCCGACCGCGTCGTGGCGTTAGAGCTTTTTTCGACCACCGTGGTGGGGTTAGTTGGGGTTTATGCCATCAAATCTGACGTGGCTAGTTTTCTGGATGCCGCGATTGTAATCGCATTAATGGGGTTTTTAGCAGCCATTGCCTTTGCACGCTTTTTGGAAAGGGGAGGCCCGAGGGATGATTGA
- a CDS encoding Na+/H+ antiporter subunit E — MTGAIWNLLLGLAWVLLSGDFSGLNLLVGLIFGYITLVLIEPQLDSLKGYPARVPRFIGFIGFFLKELVQANLRVAFDIVTPPWHMKPGVIAMPLSARTEMEITLVANLISLTPGTLSLDVSDDRKVLYIHAMFLDNEEELRRNLKEMEHRALELFR; from the coding sequence ATGACCGGGGCCATTTGGAACCTGCTGCTAGGTCTTGCCTGGGTGCTGTTAAGCGGTGATTTTAGCGGGTTAAACCTTCTAGTCGGTTTAATATTTGGCTATATCACCCTGGTATTGATTGAGCCTCAGCTCGACTCTTTGAAGGGCTACCCGGCGCGTGTACCGCGCTTCATCGGCTTTATTGGTTTTTTTCTAAAAGAATTGGTTCAAGCCAATTTGCGCGTCGCTTTCGACATTGTGACTCCACCCTGGCATATGAAGCCTGGCGTCATCGCGATGCCGCTTTCGGCACGTACTGAAATGGAAATTACCCTGGTGGCTAACCTGATCTCGTTGACACCCGGAACGCTGAGCCTGGATGTGTCGGATGACCGTAAAGTCTTATATATCCACGCGATGTTTTTAGACAACGAGGAAGAGCTACGGCGCAACTTAAAAGAGATGGAGCACCGGGCTTTGGAGCTGTTTCGCTAA
- a CDS encoding Na+/H+ antiporter subunit C yields MEPLMAVAIGLLYATAIFMMLRRSIVKLVIGLMLLSNAANLLIFTTAGMTRGIPPLIAEGMMLPPSGVADPLPQAVVLTAIVIAFGVLAFAVVLIRRAYEVVKADDLDKMKDTDT; encoded by the coding sequence ATGGAACCTTTAATGGCAGTGGCGATTGGCCTGCTGTACGCGACGGCTATTTTTATGATGTTGCGCCGCTCTATCGTCAAGTTAGTGATTGGTCTGATGCTGCTCTCTAATGCCGCCAATTTACTGATTTTTACCACCGCAGGCATGACCCGGGGGATACCGCCACTGATCGCAGAAGGCATGATGTTGCCACCCAGCGGGGTAGCCGACCCCTTACCCCAAGCGGTTGTGCTGACGGCTATTGTGATTGCCTTTGGGGTGCTTGCCTTTGCTGTGGTATTGATTCGACGCGCCTACGAAGTCGTTAAGGCTGATGATCTCGATAAGATGAAGGATACTGATACGTGA
- a CDS encoding Na+/H+ antiporter subunit B: MVKSGTIILNTAARFLMPLQLLFSVFLLLRGHDEPGGGFIAGLVAAGAFTLYLFAFGVSATKEVLRMVDSRDLIGVGLLLGMISVVPAWFMGQPFLTAQWWTIPVIDFKASTPLIFDIGVYFAVLGSVTGMVMTLMEVDKDEP; this comes from the coding sequence ATGGTTAAGTCAGGCACGATTATTCTTAATACCGCTGCGCGCTTTTTAATGCCGCTGCAATTGCTGTTTTCCGTTTTCTTGCTGCTGAGAGGGCACGATGAGCCGGGCGGTGGGTTTATCGCAGGCTTAGTGGCGGCGGGGGCGTTTACGCTGTATCTGTTTGCCTTTGGTGTCAGTGCCACCAAAGAAGTACTGCGCATGGTCGACTCTCGCGATTTGATCGGTGTTGGCTTGCTGCTGGGAATGATCTCGGTGGTACCGGCTTGGTTTATGGGCCAGCCCTTTTTGACCGCTCAATGGTGGACTATTCCGGTTATCGACTTTAAAGCCTCCACGCCGCTAATTTTCGATATAGGCGTCTACTTTGCCGTGTTGGGTTCGGTCACCGGTATGGTGATGACGCTGATGGAGGTCGACAAGGATGAACCTTGA